From a region of the bacterium genome:
- a CDS encoding TetR/AcrR family transcriptional regulator: MTTHENKDLRQIQILDAAAELFARNGFDRTSVDEIAKQAGLSKGAIYWYFPSKEKILIALAEKYETAIQMAVMAMASEEQFGAKALYLSHRYFFEMKANDPLPDLLFQQFISMAQKYPEIGAALERNNRNWVRVISGLLEQAVARGDFKPFDTELLAESISAIYRGVCTAKYDTPERAYQTIEYATKLFYDALQPDNKKAAGGEEVA, encoded by the coding sequence ATGACAACACATGAAAACAAAGACCTTCGCCAGATCCAGATATTGGACGCAGCCGCTGAGCTGTTTGCCCGCAATGGGTTTGACCGGACTTCGGTAGACGAAATCGCCAAGCAAGCGGGATTGTCAAAAGGTGCAATATATTGGTATTTCCCTTCCAAGGAGAAGATACTGATTGCTCTGGCTGAAAAATACGAGACTGCCATTCAAATGGCAGTCATGGCCATGGCGAGCGAGGAACAGTTCGGTGCCAAGGCATTATATCTCTCGCATCGCTATTTTTTTGAAATGAAAGCTAACGATCCGCTTCCGGACTTGCTGTTTCAGCAATTCATCAGTATGGCCCAAAAATACCCGGAAATTGGTGCGGCACTCGAACGCAATAACAGAAATTGGGTAAGAGTGATTTCTGGATTGCTTGAACAAGCGGTTGCCAGAGGAGATTTCAAGCCGTTCGATACCGAGTTGTTGGCCGAATCTATCAGTGCAATTTATCGCGGTGTTTGCACAGCCAAGTATGACACCCCGGAGCGCGCATACCAAACGATTGAGTACGCAACCAAACTCTTCTATGATGCGCTTCAACCGGACAATAAGAAGGCAGCAGGCGGCGAAGAGGTAGCATGA
- a CDS encoding TolC family protein produces MKYIMYLAGVLLCASILNGMTLDEAIELAKARSLAQKGPQLEKLRTRGQLHEAWSNALPQIEGSVGYQRALKKGKIFFPNPENGEVMPFELDQNNALSAGVTLNQPLFTFGRVAAGLRGARAANRATEHAIQQQNRQTELDVMQRFWGVLMLRDVVKARELSLAVSDSSLRRAERMRELGLLSDYDVLRVRVQAQNQRPALDRARNELALAELSLKEYLGIPIDTSLAFDGTLDQFEVTIDTIAGTKRLSDRDDLNALRDMATAQQNLYVIYKNARFPVLAGQMRYQWQWQNNDWDIAPRNNYSALYAGVALSIPIWSSGAVHGKALQSKADWRKAEWMLAQAERGARLQYESALRDLETSLENERAALLAVELAEQARKIAQTKFSQGQITTLEMDAAQLDELTARVGLADATFRRLTASAELRMALGQSPHGN; encoded by the coding sequence ATGAAATACATAATGTATTTGGCGGGCGTATTACTCTGTGCGTCCATCTTGAATGGCATGACTCTCGATGAGGCGATTGAGTTGGCGAAGGCAAGGTCTTTGGCGCAGAAGGGCCCTCAACTTGAGAAACTGAGAACCAGAGGACAGCTTCATGAAGCCTGGTCAAACGCACTGCCTCAAATTGAAGGATCAGTAGGATATCAGCGCGCTCTGAAAAAGGGGAAAATCTTCTTCCCGAACCCTGAGAACGGTGAAGTCATGCCATTCGAACTTGACCAAAATAACGCGCTTTCCGCCGGTGTTACCTTAAACCAGCCGCTCTTTACGTTTGGCCGAGTTGCCGCAGGACTGCGTGGGGCGCGGGCCGCCAATCGTGCGACAGAACACGCGATTCAGCAGCAGAATCGGCAGACTGAACTGGATGTCATGCAGCGCTTTTGGGGAGTTCTGATGCTTCGCGACGTCGTAAAAGCCCGCGAACTGAGTCTTGCCGTGAGTGACAGCTCGCTGCGACGCGCGGAGCGCATGCGCGAGTTGGGCCTCCTCAGCGACTACGATGTTCTCAGGGTTAGAGTGCAAGCCCAGAATCAACGCCCTGCTTTGGATCGAGCACGAAATGAACTTGCTCTGGCAGAACTTTCATTGAAAGAGTATCTTGGTATCCCCATTGATACAAGTTTGGCATTCGACGGAACACTTGATCAGTTTGAAGTTACCATAGATACGATTGCCGGAACTAAGCGATTGAGTGATCGTGACGACCTAAATGCGCTTCGTGATATGGCAACGGCTCAGCAGAACCTCTATGTAATCTATAAGAACGCCCGCTTCCCGGTGCTTGCAGGGCAAATGAGATACCAATGGCAGTGGCAGAACAATGACTGGGACATTGCGCCGCGCAATAATTACTCCGCGTTGTATGCCGGCGTTGCGCTTTCGATTCCAATCTGGTCGAGCGGTGCGGTGCACGGAAAGGCATTGCAGTCCAAAGCGGACTGGAGGAAAGCTGAGTGGATGCTGGCGCAGGCGGAACGCGGGGCAAGGCTTCAATATGAATCAGCACTGCGCGACCTGGAAACATCGCTCGAAAACGAACGTGCTGCTTTGCTCGCCGTGGAGCTTGCTGAACAAGCTCGAAAAATCGCGCAAACAAAATTCTCACAAGGTCAAATAACCACCCTCGAAATGGATGCCGCGCAACTCGATGAACTGACTGCGCGAGTTGGGCTGGCAGATGCGACATTCCGCCGACTCACCGCGAGTGCGGAACTTCGCATGGCGCTAGGCCAGTCACCGCATGGCAACTGA
- a CDS encoding efflux RND transporter periplasmic adaptor subunit — protein MKTTRKITILAAVVIIAGLTTNKLLKDAHGDNTESAYSSVIPVGGYILSNRPFIETIEESGTLSGRHEAILSAEAGGQVEQILVEVGDSVRRGEPLLRLDDAILELESERALIAFEKAGLDFKRIEKLFEENSISQSDFEAARLALKSAEVQYKFARKSFDDATIRAPFSGVITSKLTEVGQMIDRGQPAFQIVDMEQLKLQVSVSEWTVSKLSLGSPATVFVEALGDTFPAFVSSIGSKAVQGARTFPVELRLEPAHGLKSGMFARASIFAGVDSSSIIVPRAATLPDVGRTVVFRARNGKADKVVVKVRGMSGDDVSIEGLSEGDSIIVTGNQLLSQGSDISFTLQ, from the coding sequence ATGAAAACCACAAGAAAAATCACAATTCTCGCGGCCGTAGTCATCATCGCAGGATTGACTACTAACAAGCTGCTTAAGGACGCGCATGGAGACAACACTGAAAGTGCCTATTCAAGTGTGATTCCGGTCGGGGGATACATCCTGAGCAATAGACCGTTCATTGAGACCATTGAAGAGTCTGGGACATTGAGCGGCAGACACGAAGCGATACTTTCAGCAGAAGCCGGAGGTCAAGTGGAGCAAATCCTGGTCGAGGTTGGTGACTCGGTTCGTCGAGGTGAGCCGCTTCTGCGACTGGATGACGCCATTCTTGAACTCGAAAGTGAGCGGGCTCTCATTGCATTTGAGAAGGCTGGGCTGGACTTCAAACGAATTGAAAAACTCTTTGAAGAGAACAGCATTTCTCAGTCGGATTTCGAAGCTGCGCGGCTTGCCTTGAAATCAGCCGAAGTCCAGTACAAATTCGCAAGGAAGAGCTTTGACGACGCAACAATTAGAGCACCGTTCTCCGGTGTCATAACTTCAAAACTGACAGAAGTTGGCCAGATGATTGATCGCGGGCAACCGGCCTTTCAGATTGTTGACATGGAACAGTTAAAGCTGCAAGTCTCTGTAAGTGAGTGGACCGTGTCAAAATTAAGTTTGGGCTCACCGGCGACCGTCTTTGTGGAGGCGCTTGGCGACACTTTCCCGGCTTTTGTGTCGTCGATCGGATCAAAAGCGGTCCAAGGAGCGAGGACCTTTCCCGTCGAATTGCGTCTCGAGCCGGCACATGGCCTCAAGTCAGGTATGTTCGCGCGTGCGAGCATATTCGCAGGCGTTGACTCCAGCAGCATTATCGTACCCCGTGCCGCCACATTACCGGATGTAGGCAGAACGGTGGTATTCCGCGCCCGCAACGGAAAGGCCGACAAAGTGGTCGTGAAAGTTCGGGGAATGTCCGGTGACGATGTCTCGATAGAAGGATTATCTGAGGGAGATTCCATAATCGTAACCGGAAACCAATTACTCTCGCAAGGTTCTGACATTTCGTTCACGCTGCAATAA
- a CDS encoding sigma-54-dependent Fis family transcriptional regulator: MSNTPRILVIDDEPDLLENCRMILMREGYDVRTMTNAEGLDTVLSEYDPDALITDLMIPQKDGMEVLREVKWSHSDLPVIMMTAYATIETAVEAMKNGATDYIVKPFAKDQFVHVVSRALKERKLVLENHKLKLELAQQKVKSSLVAVDPVMKELMDMAARVADTDASVFIQGESGTGKEVLARALHNASRRSGKQFLAVNCSALPANLIESELFGHEKGAFTGASTLRKGLLEEAQGGTFFFDEITEMDLSMQSKLLRVIQERTIRRVGGNRELPIDVRIVSATNRDPEEAVKSKLFREDLFFRVAVVTLHIPPLRKRPDDIPALSQHFLKEVCTIYGRQIDGFTPQVMERLQGYTWPGNVRELRNVIERAVSLATKSIIREEDLPTQLHKSTRRKVNIDSVDTYDNAKSKLLDQFQIEYFSQLMSEEDGNISRVAQRAGVDRKTVYRILNAVGLTKSED, from the coding sequence ATGTCCAACACACCACGAATTCTTGTCATTGACGACGAACCTGACCTTCTCGAAAACTGCAGAATGATCCTCATGCGCGAAGGTTACGATGTTCGGACGATGACCAATGCGGAGGGGCTTGATACAGTGCTTTCCGAATACGATCCGGACGCGCTGATAACCGATCTCATGATACCGCAGAAGGATGGCATGGAGGTCCTCCGGGAGGTGAAATGGTCTCATAGTGACTTGCCGGTTATCATGATGACGGCCTATGCGACTATAGAAACCGCCGTAGAGGCGATGAAGAACGGCGCGACGGATTACATCGTCAAACCTTTTGCGAAGGATCAGTTTGTGCACGTTGTTTCACGTGCACTTAAAGAGCGAAAGCTCGTGCTAGAAAACCACAAGTTGAAACTGGAGCTCGCGCAGCAGAAAGTGAAAAGCTCCTTAGTCGCGGTTGATCCGGTGATGAAGGAGCTCATGGACATGGCGGCTCGGGTTGCGGACACGGACGCCAGCGTCTTTATCCAGGGCGAGTCCGGAACAGGCAAGGAGGTTCTTGCGCGAGCGCTTCACAATGCAAGCCGAAGGAGCGGCAAACAATTCCTGGCGGTGAACTGCAGCGCTCTTCCTGCAAACCTGATAGAGAGCGAGTTGTTCGGGCATGAGAAAGGCGCGTTTACCGGTGCGTCCACTCTACGCAAAGGGCTGCTCGAAGAGGCACAGGGGGGAACCTTTTTCTTTGATGAAATCACTGAAATGGACTTAAGCATGCAGTCGAAACTACTGCGAGTCATTCAGGAGCGTACTATCAGGCGGGTGGGCGGAAACCGTGAGCTGCCAATTGATGTGCGGATTGTATCAGCGACCAACCGGGATCCAGAGGAGGCTGTGAAGTCAAAGTTGTTTCGCGAGGATTTGTTTTTCCGTGTCGCCGTCGTGACTTTGCATATTCCGCCGCTGCGAAAGCGCCCGGACGACATTCCGGCGTTATCCCAGCATTTTCTCAAGGAGGTTTGTACAATCTACGGGCGGCAAATTGACGGATTCACTCCGCAGGTAATGGAAAGACTGCAAGGCTACACTTGGCCGGGGAATGTACGAGAGTTGAGGAATGTGATCGAGCGTGCCGTTTCCTTGGCGACAAAATCAATCATACGGGAGGAAGATCTACCAACTCAACTTCACAAAAGCACACGAAGAAAGGTCAATATCGACTCCGTTGACACGTATGATAATGCCAAGTCGAAATTGCTCGATCAGTTTCAAATCGAGTATTTTTCACAGCTAATGAGCGAGGAAGACGGCAACATCAGCAGAGTCGCGCAGCGCGCCGGCGTGGACAGGAAAACTGTCTATCGAATCCTCAACGCGGTGGGTCTGACGAAGTCCGAGGATTAG
- a CDS encoding efflux RND transporter permease subunit, whose translation MTLTELSIKRPSAVAMFFLSIAVLGVMLYNRLPVDLLPTMNWPMVTIVTTWPGAGPKEVETMVSRPIEDAVISLNKLKHIRSVNRENASIVLLEFDMDANSDVVLQETQRTVTAVRSQLPDDAEEPQILKADLGSLPILRIAVSSAMSQPDLFTFVDEYIRPRLEQVDGVGQVVITGASKREIQIAIDLGKLASHGLSLAQVNQILGADNLDLPAGKVYSPTQEYTLRLAGKYETLSEIELTRIPLANGSAIYLRDIAAVTDTIKAERSMTRLDLESALGIQIVKQSQANSVRTSDRVRNVLAKLESEYGSRVEIEVAQDITVFNRNSIAEVQRNIAEALFTVALVLLVFLHSMRNSLIVLIAIPLSIVSTFITMKLMNFSINLMTMMSLGMVIGVLVDDSIVVLENIHHWLKKGAAPVEAAIKGRNEIGLAAVSITLVDVVTFLPVAFVEGLVGNIFREFSLVFVTALVMSLLVSFTITPLLASRMNTLENVNGEKWMRGFARRFEAWFSRLEERYRGMLVWAIGHRFAVIGIATIMVVASIALIPMGFIGSDFVPPTDRGEFAIATKMPLGTTLEENSAVMARIENYLASHPEVRDVLSTIGLQETEWGINENSRVGSIQVRLIGRDDRKQPTAATQAEIANYCKDIPGLEIRISDIGLFGMANAAPIQYEVRGQNLDSVQVAAEYAMRILRNIPGARDVETSYELGAPELQIHVDRDRAAASLLTPGQIAQAIRSAVNGEIISQFSTGEIDVDIRTILTPEYRSDPTRIASVEVMNTAGQMVRLGDVAHIERTSGPSSITRKDRERLVTVSANVVGRSLGEVQGDFDKEMEKYTPPQGVGFFAFGDVENMRTMMTDMLQAILLSILFVYMVLVVLYESYIYPFVVMFSVPVAIVGALVGLAVTGYTLSMFSMIGLLILMGLVTKNGILIVDYANHLREKGKSMRDALLEAGPRRLRPILMTTMTMVLGMLPLALALGEGSEMRAGMGIVIIGGLLSSLLLSLVLVPVMYTLLDRLSRKNWETKSVIENKINPSPALS comes from the coding sequence ATGACACTTACTGAACTTTCAATAAAGCGTCCAAGCGCAGTGGCGATGTTCTTTCTCTCCATTGCGGTGTTGGGAGTGATGCTCTATAATCGTTTGCCGGTCGATCTGTTGCCGACAATGAACTGGCCGATGGTGACGATTGTTACAACCTGGCCCGGTGCAGGTCCAAAGGAAGTTGAGACAATGGTCTCCCGTCCGATTGAAGATGCGGTCATTTCGCTGAACAAGCTGAAGCACATCAGATCGGTGAACAGGGAAAACGCTTCCATTGTCCTTCTTGAATTCGACATGGATGCCAATTCCGATGTTGTTCTGCAGGAAACTCAGCGTACCGTGACTGCCGTGCGCTCACAACTGCCTGATGACGCCGAAGAGCCGCAGATTCTGAAGGCGGATCTGGGCTCACTGCCAATACTTCGGATCGCGGTCTCAAGCGCAATGTCACAACCAGATCTCTTTACTTTTGTTGATGAGTACATTCGTCCACGTCTGGAACAGGTGGATGGTGTTGGTCAGGTCGTGATTACCGGTGCCTCAAAACGGGAAATTCAAATTGCCATTGATCTGGGAAAACTTGCCTCTCATGGACTCTCCCTGGCGCAAGTGAATCAAATCTTAGGCGCGGACAATCTTGATCTGCCTGCCGGCAAGGTCTATTCCCCGACGCAGGAATACACCTTGCGTCTGGCCGGAAAGTATGAAACACTATCTGAAATCGAACTTACACGAATTCCGCTTGCGAACGGGTCTGCAATTTACCTGCGCGATATTGCGGCGGTAACGGATACGATCAAAGCGGAGCGGTCGATGACACGTCTCGATCTCGAATCCGCCTTGGGCATTCAAATTGTCAAACAATCGCAAGCCAACAGCGTTCGTACTTCGGACAGAGTGCGGAACGTGCTTGCGAAACTCGAGTCGGAGTATGGATCGCGGGTCGAAATCGAAGTGGCGCAGGACATCACGGTCTTCAACAGGAACTCGATTGCGGAAGTCCAACGCAATATTGCGGAAGCCCTTTTTACTGTCGCACTTGTCCTTCTGGTCTTTCTCCACTCGATGCGCAACTCGCTTATCGTCCTGATTGCCATTCCGCTGTCAATTGTCTCCACCTTCATCACCATGAAACTGATGAACTTCTCCATTAACTTGATGACCATGATGTCACTTGGAATGGTGATCGGAGTGCTGGTGGACGACTCTATCGTGGTTCTGGAGAACATTCACCATTGGCTGAAGAAGGGAGCGGCACCGGTTGAAGCCGCCATCAAAGGTCGGAATGAAATAGGTCTCGCCGCCGTTTCAATTACCCTCGTTGACGTTGTCACTTTCCTGCCTGTCGCGTTTGTGGAAGGATTGGTGGGGAATATATTCAGGGAATTCTCACTTGTCTTTGTAACGGCGCTTGTTATGTCACTGCTTGTTTCATTTACGATAACGCCTTTACTTGCAAGCCGCATGAATACACTTGAAAACGTTAATGGCGAGAAGTGGATGCGCGGATTTGCGCGCCGATTCGAGGCTTGGTTCAGTCGCCTTGAGGAGCGCTATCGCGGCATGCTGGTCTGGGCTATCGGCCATCGCTTCGCTGTGATTGGCATTGCAACTATCATGGTGGTAGCATCCATTGCCTTGATTCCCATGGGCTTTATAGGAAGCGATTTTGTTCCTCCCACCGACAGAGGTGAGTTCGCAATCGCGACGAAGATGCCCCTTGGTACGACATTGGAGGAGAACAGCGCAGTGATGGCGCGAATCGAAAACTACTTGGCTTCGCATCCGGAAGTCCGGGATGTGCTCAGCACAATTGGTTTGCAGGAGACGGAGTGGGGAATCAATGAAAACTCACGTGTGGGGAGCATTCAGGTTAGGTTAATCGGACGGGATGACCGCAAACAGCCAACTGCGGCGACGCAAGCCGAGATAGCTAACTACTGCAAGGACATTCCCGGGTTGGAAATCCGTATCAGCGATATCGGGTTGTTCGGAATGGCCAATGCAGCTCCGATTCAGTACGAAGTGCGCGGACAGAATCTCGACAGCGTGCAAGTCGCTGCGGAATATGCGATGCGTATTCTGCGCAACATTCCCGGTGCGCGTGACGTGGAAACGAGCTACGAACTCGGTGCTCCTGAATTGCAGATTCATGTCGACAGGGATCGCGCTGCCGCGAGCCTGTTGACCCCTGGCCAGATAGCGCAGGCCATTCGTAGTGCAGTGAACGGCGAAATTATCTCCCAGTTCAGCACAGGTGAAATCGATGTGGACATTCGTACGATTCTGACACCTGAATACCGCTCGGATCCAACGAGAATTGCCAGTGTCGAGGTAATGAACACGGCCGGACAAATGGTAAGGCTGGGCGATGTCGCCCATATCGAGCGCACGTCGGGACCCTCTTCCATTACAAGAAAGGACCGTGAACGTCTCGTCACGGTCTCTGCAAACGTAGTCGGTCGTTCGCTGGGAGAGGTGCAGGGCGATTTTGACAAGGAGATGGAAAAGTACACGCCTCCTCAAGGTGTCGGTTTCTTCGCCTTTGGTGACGTTGAAAACATGCGGACCATGATGACAGACATGCTGCAGGCGATCCTCCTCTCAATACTGTTTGTTTATATGGTCCTCGTTGTCCTTTACGAGAGCTACATCTATCCCTTTGTAGTTATGTTCTCTGTGCCTGTGGCGATTGTTGGGGCGCTGGTTGGTTTGGCCGTTACGGGGTACACACTGTCCATGTTTTCGATGATTGGTCTTCTAATCTTGATGGGACTGGTCACGAAGAACGGAATCCTTATTGTGGATTATGCGAATCATTTACGGGAGAAAGGCAAGTCCATGCGGGATGCCCTGCTTGAAGCCGGTCCGCGGCGTTTGCGTCCGATTCTGATGACAACGATGACGATGGTTCTTGGTATGCTTCCTCTTGCGCTTGCGCTTGGCGAAGGTTCCGAAATGAGAGCCGGCATGGGCATTGTCATTATTGGCGGACTACTCTCCTCTCTGTTGCTGTCGCTCGTGCTTGTGCCTGTAATGTATACTCTATTGGACAGGCTCAGCAGGAAAAACTGGGAAACGAAATCTGTCATTGAAAACAAGATCAATCCCTCTCCAGCCTTGAGCTGA
- a CDS encoding right-handed parallel beta-helix repeat-containing protein, whose amino-acid sequence MKTIMFILALLLGMYAAQAEILKVASNGTQQYSQISAAIGAASPSDTILVLGGGYSGFVVDKKLVLIGAGTGVGIGEGVLINGTVEVLDNADSTELRSLWIRSNPANGSSDSLGAVLRIRSGATKVFVWRCFVENYSSSASGVTTCWAGVNSQAEFVQCTFWGSDVADASGGNGVLYRSGSNLTLQSCVFANIERGIHAFSATTGASCLVSHCVFTTENSNLYPVSGAIAGVAENCAIMSESGYSNLYTSGISYSYCAYSNQAPPGATHVAATPAAFVNLVLADARASDYHVAGGSVVQDAGNPMSPFDLDGSRADIGIYGGQHPYVDGGVPDYPFAVQVEVPYSAPLNGTMRIWGRGRVGPGN is encoded by the coding sequence ATGAAAACCATTATGTTCATTTTGGCTCTTCTGTTGGGCATGTATGCAGCTCAAGCAGAGATACTTAAAGTAGCGAGCAACGGCACCCAGCAGTATTCCCAGATTTCCGCAGCAATAGGAGCAGCTTCACCAAGTGATACGATCCTTGTCTTGGGCGGGGGATACAGCGGATTCGTGGTCGATAAGAAACTCGTTCTTATCGGTGCGGGAACAGGTGTCGGGATCGGTGAAGGTGTGCTTATCAACGGCACAGTTGAAGTTCTGGACAACGCTGACAGCACAGAGCTTCGAAGTTTGTGGATTCGTTCAAATCCTGCTAATGGAAGTAGTGACTCGTTAGGCGCTGTCCTGCGAATCCGAAGCGGCGCAACCAAAGTGTTCGTGTGGCGATGTTTTGTCGAGAATTACAGTTCCAGTGCTTCCGGTGTCACTACGTGCTGGGCGGGGGTCAATTCGCAGGCGGAATTCGTACAGTGCACCTTTTGGGGTTCAGACGTTGCGGATGCAAGTGGTGGGAATGGAGTGTTATACAGATCGGGAAGCAATCTCACCTTGCAATCCTGCGTATTCGCTAACATTGAACGTGGCATTCACGCCTTCAGCGCAACGACCGGTGCAAGTTGTCTGGTAAGCCACTGCGTTTTCACGACAGAGAATTCTAACCTCTATCCCGTCTCCGGCGCTATTGCCGGAGTGGCCGAAAACTGCGCAATAATGTCCGAGAGCGGATACTCCAATCTCTATACTTCCGGCATCAGCTACAGCTATTGCGCATACTCGAATCAAGCACCTCCGGGAGCAACGCATGTTGCGGCAACACCCGCCGCCTTTGTCAATCTTGTATTGGCTGACGCGCGGGCATCGGACTATCATGTTGCAGGTGGATCAGTGGTTCAGGATGCCGGGAACCCTATGTCGCCATTTGACCTGGATGGTTCGCGCGCAGACATCGGTATCTATGGCGGGCAGCATCCGTATGTGGACGGCGGAGTACCTGACTACCCATTCGCAGTGCAAGTCGAAGTTCCTTACTCTGCTCCGTTGAACGGCACCATGAGAATTTGGGGCAGAGGGCGTGTCGGACCGGGCAACTAA
- a CDS encoding YceI family protein — MRNAILTILCSFAASFAGEMYTIVQGGQDNHVTFTSEAPLEEIVGKTNIVTGFVMLPDASHPGSAEIHVDMASFDTGMSLRNKHMRENHLETDKFPEAVFKLTRLEIPGEHLQEGSRTAVNLSGTMLLHGVSREISPIAWLTVNGSDLLIEAKFTLRLQDYNITRPEFLIMKLADEQRIDVKLVASK, encoded by the coding sequence ATGAGAAATGCTATTCTGACGATTCTATGTTCCTTCGCAGCCTCTTTTGCCGGCGAGATGTATACGATTGTCCAGGGCGGTCAAGACAATCACGTCACGTTTACAAGTGAGGCGCCGCTTGAGGAGATAGTGGGGAAGACCAACATCGTCACTGGATTTGTGATGCTGCCCGACGCTTCCCACCCCGGCAGCGCCGAAATTCACGTGGATATGGCCTCCTTTGACACAGGTATGAGTTTGCGCAACAAACACATGCGCGAAAATCACCTTGAGACCGACAAGTTCCCCGAAGCGGTTTTCAAGCTGACAAGGCTGGAAATACCGGGAGAACATTTGCAAGAGGGCAGCAGAACAGCCGTTAACCTATCCGGGACCATGCTTCTTCATGGCGTTTCCCGGGAGATTAGCCCGATAGCCTGGCTGACGGTGAATGGAAGCGACCTGCTCATAGAAGCAAAGTTCACACTTCGTCTTCAGGACTATAATATCACCCGACCGGAATTCTTGATCATGAAACTTGCCGATGAGCAACGAATTGACGTCAAGCTGGTCGCAAGTAAGTAG
- a CDS encoding T9SS type A sorting domain-containing protein produces the protein MRLKHLCTALFAAAWLGSTAHAATHNVSITNFSFAPQSLTIQPGDTVRWSNDDSAPHTATAVNGAFDSGFLAVGSTFSFAFPEVGSFAYVCLFHSEMTAVINVGTSGGGDDTTWVELNSPTSLPLKDVRFIDSMTGWIAGDQGVLRTSDGGDSWQLVATPEDVEAVFFISQTEGWICGNDGYIAHSTNGGQTWSPQNSGAGDKLRDIWFTDSQNGWAVGKDGILVHTSDGGQNWNPQSSPAQDDLRGIHMLDSQTGWVVGSDGLILFTDNGGSNWAIQLSVPGGEEDEFEAVMALNDNLAWAVGGQGRIYHTSNGGATWTPQSSGTTVALMDVFFTSEDQGWVCGAGGFLAHGMDNGDMWHTQTAPVAATFNSVYFVSDSLGFMVTEDGRILRRQIGEIHSEVPHHQHGTLHSFELQDAYPNPFNPSTTIEFSLRNSGMTTLTVFDILGQKVAQPVNGNLSSGAHLVEFNAAGLPSGAYFYQLASNGQMETRKMLLLK, from the coding sequence ATGAGACTTAAGCACCTTTGCACTGCCCTCTTTGCCGCCGCTTGGCTCGGTTCCACGGCACATGCAGCGACCCACAACGTTTCGATTACGAACTTCTCCTTTGCACCGCAATCCTTGACCATTCAGCCTGGGGACACAGTCCGCTGGTCGAACGACGATTCTGCACCTCATACTGCAACCGCCGTTAACGGAGCATTTGACAGTGGTTTTCTCGCGGTCGGATCAACCTTCAGCTTTGCTTTTCCGGAAGTGGGCAGTTTTGCTTACGTCTGTCTTTTCCATTCGGAAATGACAGCGGTAATCAACGTGGGCACCTCCGGTGGCGGTGATGATACGACTTGGGTGGAGTTGAACAGCCCAACCTCTTTGCCGCTTAAGGACGTTCGCTTCATCGACTCGATGACCGGCTGGATTGCAGGTGATCAAGGAGTTCTGCGGACTTCTGATGGTGGCGATTCCTGGCAGCTTGTTGCCACGCCTGAAGATGTCGAAGCCGTCTTCTTCATCTCGCAAACTGAAGGTTGGATCTGCGGCAACGACGGCTATATAGCCCATTCCACAAATGGCGGACAGACTTGGAGCCCGCAGAACAGCGGAGCAGGGGACAAGCTGCGAGACATTTGGTTTACTGACTCGCAAAACGGCTGGGCAGTCGGGAAGGACGGAATCCTCGTCCACACGTCAGATGGCGGACAGAACTGGAATCCACAGTCCAGCCCGGCTCAGGATGACCTTCGTGGCATCCACATGCTTGATAGCCAAACCGGTTGGGTTGTCGGATCGGACGGACTGATACTGTTTACCGACAACGGTGGAAGCAACTGGGCAATTCAACTTAGCGTTCCCGGTGGAGAAGAAGACGAATTTGAAGCCGTAATGGCTTTGAATGATAATTTGGCTTGGGCTGTCGGTGGGCAAGGGCGCATTTACCACACTTCCAATGGCGGAGCAACCTGGACTCCTCAAAGCAGTGGAACAACTGTAGCCTTGATGGACGTCTTCTTCACCAGCGAAGATCAGGGTTGGGTGTGCGGTGCGGGCGGCTTTCTTGCCCACGGTATGGACAATGGTGACATGTGGCACACACAAACGGCGCCTGTAGCAGCCACCTTCAATTCGGTTTATTTCGTGTCAGACTCCCTTGGCTTTATGGTCACGGAAGACGGTCGGATCCTCCGTCGTCAGATTGGAGAGATCCATAGCGAGGTTCCGCATCATCAACACGGGACTTTGCACTCTTTCGAGTTGCAGGATGCCTACCCCAATCCGTTCAATCCCAGCACAACGATTGAGTTTTCTCTGCGAAATTCAGGCATGACCACGTTGACCGTTTTCGACATTCTTGGTCAGAAGGTGGCCCAACCTGTCAACGGAAATCTGAGCAGCGGCGCGCACCTGGTCGAATTCAACGCGGCGGGTCTGCCGTCCGGCGCATACTTCTACCAGCTTGCAAGCAACGGGCAAATGGAAACGCGCAAGATGCTCCTGCTCAAGTAG